In Spirosoma pollinicola, the genomic window TGTTGAGTGGCAGCCAACCGGTTAAAATCGTTTGTACAACAAGTGTCTGGTCTAATCCACAGGCCGATGCGGTTATCCGAAAAGTAGCCAACGAAAAAGGATATACGCTGGTTGATTTAAGCAGCATGGTAGGACAGGGGCAGTATTTTGCCAGTCAATATGCAAACGGTGCGGTAGCGGCTCACCCAAATGACGCCGGTATGCAACGTATTGATGAACTGATCTGGGAAAAGCTTAAGTAGGAATCTGGTTTTTTTATACAGAAAAGGCGTTCCCTGAATAAGGAACGCCTTTTTTGAACTACAGATAAATTAGTGTTAAAAGAACGATAACCGCAGTAAGAAAGGAGAGCCTCCGTAAACCTGATAAGAGATAGGGTCGTTTGCCTTGTAGTTGAGGTTGTACAGAGCCGTGATATTTACACCGAACCGGCGGCTTATGGGTTGCATATAGGTCAGCCCTAAAAATGGAGCGGCAATCGTTCCTGTATAGGCGGCTACTACCTGATCTACTTTTTGTTGATATGTATTGGTCTGTAATTCACCGTGCAGATACAGGTTCGCTAAGATGCTTGGAATAAACTCATACATGACAAAGCCCCTGGCCCCGTATTGGTTGATCGTAACGCCTTGAGTAGGATAAATATAACCGGGCTTGTAGCGAGTGTAGGTATAACTTCCGCCGACGCCAACAATCATTCGCTCGCTTGCCTGATAGGCAATAACCGGCGAAACACCCAGGCTAAATGGGTTGCCAAAACGAAAACCGGTAATGCCGCCCCCAAAACGTAATCGTTGGCCAAAGGGCAATGGTCGACCTTCCGGCGTTTGGGTACGAAGCGGATCTTTGCCCTGCCCCCGGCGATCATCCGGATCTTCAGTTATCTGTCCGAAGGCTACGCTACTCGTTAATAAAGCTGTGATAAACAGTAACTTTTGGATATGATTCATGGTGTTGTATACAAAAAAAATAACTCTTGGTAAGTAACGAAATCAGAAGGTAAATTCTTTTACCTCGGGGTCGGTTAGCAGACGTTTAATGCATTTTTCATGGTTTTGCTCGGCACCGTTAACGCGCCAGTGACCAATAATCTCAGTGCCAATACGTTGTTGCTGACTTCGGGTCGAATGAAGATCATACTCGTCGAAAAGCTCTTCGTATTGGTCCAGCGTTTTGTTTTGAAAGGCCGTTACAATTTTATAATCGCGTGTTTGATTCAGTTTCTGAATACGGTTGGCAAACCCCATTAACAAGAGCAACGACCCCAGAATAAAGACGAAACCAACCAGGGCGATATCGTATTGCCCTGCGCCCACACACATGCCCAGTGCCGATACGGCCCATACAGTAGCGGCCGTCGTCAGGCCTTTAATCCGGTTATCTTCCCTAAAGATAATACCTGCGCCAAGGAAACCGATACCATTTACAATATTGGCCGCAATCCGGTCGCCAGAGCCGCCAATCCGGCCCGATACCATCGTAAACAGCGCTGAACCAACGCAAATCATAATCATGGTTCGCAGCCCCGCCGACTTGCCGTGGTATTCCCGCTCGGCGCCAATCAGGCCACCCATTACGAGCGATACACTCAGCCTGATGATATCTTCCTGCGCAAAATTCATCTCGTTCGATAGCTAATACGGCAATTCATCGGGTCTCGTTGCAACACAGAATATTATTAGGTCTCGCAGCCCGTTTTAAGTAGGAGATAGAAACCATATTTTGATTTAAACCGTTAAAATTTAGATAGAGTTTACCCTCATTAATTAAGAATGACTCAGACCACGGAAACCGAACCCCGGAATCTCAACGGCGAACCGACTGGACCGCTACGTTCGGTTGACAATCTCGACCCCAAACAGTTTATTATTATTAAAGGGGCGAAAGTACACAATCTAAAAGGAATTGATGTTGCCATTCCGCGCAACAAACTGGTTGTTTTAACGGGCCTGTCGGGATCGGGAAAATCGTCGCTGGCATTTGACACCTTGTTTGCCGAAGGCCAGCGAATGTATGTCGAAAGCTTGAGTAGTTACGCCCGCCAGTTTTTGGGGCGTATGGAAAAGCCTGAAGTTGAGTATATTAAGGGTGTGTCGCCCGCTATCGCCATTGAGCAGAAGGTTTCGACACGCAATCCCCGCTCGACGGTAGGAACATCCACCGAAATATACGATTACCTGAAACTGCTCTTTGGGCGGGCCGGTGTTACCTACTCACCCATTTCGGGGTATGAGGTCAAGAAAGACACGGTTACGGATGTCGTTAATTTTATGTACGGCTTCGAAGCTGAGCCGGGTGGCGCTCCACAGCGTGTCATGATTATGGCACCGTTGCGCGTTCGGGAGGACAGAACGCTGGAATACGAACTGAACATCCTGCTTCAAAAAGGCTACACCCGTATTGTGGCCAATGGAGTGGTATTGCAGATTGAAGATATTTTGACGAGTGAAGAAGCAAAAGGGAAGAATGAAGTCTATGATGACCAGTATTCTTCACTCTTAACGGATCACCGTACGACGGCCCGGTCTTCACTAGAAATTCTGGTTGACCGCGGCACGGTACTCTACGACGAAAAGGGCGAGCCTGATGAAGATAACCTGTACCGTTTTTCTGACTCGGTGCAAACCGCTTTTAGCGAGGGCGACGGCACTTGTCGAGTAGATGTGGTTGGTAAAGAGTCCCGCGTTTTCTCGGATAAGTTCGAGCTTGACGGTATTGTGTTCGAGGAGCCGAGCGTGAACCTGTTTACCTTCAATAATCCATACGGTGCCTGCCGCCGATGCGATGGCTTTGGTAAAGTGCTGGGCATTGATCCCGATCTGGTAATTCCCGACAAGAACCTGTCTGTGTTTGAAGGGGCAATTGCGCCCTGGCGCAGCGAGAAGATGAGCGAGGAGTTTTTGAAACCATTGCTTAAAAACGGCATTCGCTTCGACTTCCCGATTCATCGGCCCTATAAAGACCTGACCCCTGCTGAACAAGAACTTCTCTGGAAGGGCAACACGTATTTCGACGGGATCAATGGGTTTTTTGATTTTGTCGAAAGCCAGACATTTAAGGTTCAATACCGGGTGATGCTGTCGCGTTACCGGGGCAAAACGACCTGTCCGGAGTGCCGGGGTTCCCGACTGCGTAAAGATGCGAGCTATGTTAAAGTGGGCGGAAAATCCATCACCGATCTGGTGCTGATGCCGTTGACACAAATAACAGCGTTCTTCCGCGATCTTGAACTTCCGGCTCACCAGCAACAGATTGCCAATCGGATATTGATTGAGATTCGTAATCGACTGGATTACATGGAGCGCGTTGGTCTGGGTTACCTGACACTCAATCGACTAACCAACACACTGTCGGGTGGAGAATATCAGCGTATTAAGCTGGCTACTTCACTTGGGTC contains:
- a CDS encoding excinuclease ABC subunit UvrA, with translation MTQTTETEPRNLNGEPTGPLRSVDNLDPKQFIIIKGAKVHNLKGIDVAIPRNKLVVLTGLSGSGKSSLAFDTLFAEGQRMYVESLSSYARQFLGRMEKPEVEYIKGVSPAIAIEQKVSTRNPRSTVGTSTEIYDYLKLLFGRAGVTYSPISGYEVKKDTVTDVVNFMYGFEAEPGGAPQRVMIMAPLRVREDRTLEYELNILLQKGYTRIVANGVVLQIEDILTSEEAKGKNEVYDDQYSSLLTDHRTTARSSLEILVDRGTVLYDEKGEPDEDNLYRFSDSVQTAFSEGDGTCRVDVVGKESRVFSDKFELDGIVFEEPSVNLFTFNNPYGACRRCDGFGKVLGIDPDLVIPDKNLSVFEGAIAPWRSEKMSEEFLKPLLKNGIRFDFPIHRPYKDLTPAEQELLWKGNTYFDGINGFFDFVESQTFKVQYRVMLSRYRGKTTCPECRGSRLRKDASYVKVGGKSITDLVLMPLTQITAFFRDLELPAHQQQIANRILIEIRNRLDYMERVGLGYLTLNRLTNTLSGGEYQRIKLATSLGSALVGSMYILDEPSIGLHPRDTQRLVSVLESLRDMGNTVIVVEHEEEVMRAADQLIDIGPDAGTLGGHLVFQGTWADIANEKWIVNNEHNVPDSGQSSPDHYSSSINHYPFQSHTIDFLTGREIVPVPTFRRKATNFIELKGARENNLKSVDARFPLNTLTVVTGVSGSGKSTLIRKVLYPALMRQRGEGTEEAGKFDGLSGSLDRISSVEMIDQNPIGKSSRSNPVTYIKAYDYLRSVMADQPVSKSRAYKPSHFSFNVDGGRCEVCQGEGEVKIEMQFMADIYLKCEGCGGKRFKQEVLEVTLHDKNISDILDMTVDEAIVFFRKVDNKMADKLQPLQDVGLGYIGLGQSANTLSGGEAQRVKLASFLGKGNPNKGSTLFIFDEPTTGLHFHDIRKLLSAINALVDQGDSVIIIEHNMEVIKNADHIIDLGPEGGETGGYITFTGTPEEMVKLTDGNFTAQYLKGKV
- a CDS encoding MgtC/SapB family protein, yielding MNFAQEDIIRLSVSLVMGGLIGAEREYHGKSAGLRTMIMICVGSALFTMVSGRIGGSGDRIAANIVNGIGFLGAGIIFREDNRIKGLTTAATVWAVSALGMCVGAGQYDIALVGFVFILGSLLLLMGFANRIQKLNQTRDYKIVTAFQNKTLDQYEELFDEYDLHSTRSQQQRIGTEIIGHWRVNGAEQNHEKCIKRLLTDPEVKEFTF